In one Natrarchaeobius halalkaliphilus genomic region, the following are encoded:
- a CDS encoding tRNA uridine(34) 5-carboxymethylaminomethyl modification radical SAM/GNAT enzyme Elp3: MSTETPDPTETEAFEQVCATLVERILAGEIERDEVEKAKLEACSEHSAPKVPKNSELLDHAPNEHREVLEPVLRRKPVRTASGVSPVAIMTSPERCPHGKCLYCPGGPDSEFSSSQSYTGEEPAAARGVQNDYDPYGQVTLRLEQLREIGHPVDKVELILMGGTMTARSHDYQEWFVKRALEAMNDYDVDKEPEPAEGESFAQDPSEYEWNYVEDVIAENETADVRNIGTTFETKPDWCDPEQIDRMLDLGGTKVEVGVQTTYERINRDMHRGHGTADSIDANRRLRDSAFKVGFHMMPGQPGMSTEMCLEDFRRIFEGEQWKPDYLKIYPTLIVRGTATYDWWHNGEYDPLDNDEAAELVAEIKSMIPRYTRLQRVQRDIPADFIDAGVWKSNLRQLARQRMDDHGWTCECIRCREVGMNDEEPESIELDVMSYEACGGTERFISFEDFEKDLLIAFCRLRFPNEPVRPELENAALIRELHVYGSEVAVGNDSETDQHQHQGYGRRLMERAEELAADAGYDKLSVISGIGAREYYRNKLGYHQDGPYVSKRL, from the coding sequence GTGAGTACCGAGACGCCCGATCCGACCGAGACGGAGGCCTTCGAGCAGGTCTGTGCGACGCTCGTCGAGCGGATTCTGGCGGGCGAGATCGAACGCGACGAGGTCGAAAAAGCCAAACTCGAGGCCTGTTCGGAGCACTCGGCTCCGAAGGTGCCGAAGAACTCCGAACTGCTGGATCACGCACCGAACGAACACCGTGAGGTTTTGGAGCCGGTGCTCCGGCGCAAACCCGTCCGGACGGCCTCGGGCGTCTCGCCGGTCGCGATCATGACGTCCCCCGAGCGCTGTCCTCACGGGAAGTGTCTCTACTGTCCGGGCGGTCCCGACTCCGAGTTTTCGTCCTCCCAGAGCTACACGGGCGAAGAACCCGCAGCGGCACGCGGCGTCCAGAACGACTACGATCCGTACGGGCAGGTCACGCTCCGTCTCGAGCAGCTCCGAGAGATCGGCCACCCGGTCGACAAGGTCGAACTCATCCTGATGGGCGGGACGATGACCGCACGGAGCCACGATTACCAGGAGTGGTTCGTCAAGCGCGCCTTAGAGGCGATGAACGACTACGACGTCGACAAGGAGCCCGAACCGGCCGAAGGCGAAAGCTTCGCGCAGGATCCGTCGGAGTACGAGTGGAACTACGTCGAGGACGTTATCGCGGAAAACGAGACCGCGGACGTCCGCAACATCGGAACGACCTTCGAGACCAAACCGGACTGGTGCGATCCCGAACAGATCGACCGGATGCTCGACCTCGGCGGGACGAAAGTCGAAGTCGGCGTCCAGACGACCTACGAGCGCATCAACAGGGACATGCACCGCGGCCACGGTACCGCGGATTCGATCGACGCCAACCGCCGGCTCCGAGATTCGGCGTTCAAAGTCGGCTTTCACATGATGCCCGGCCAGCCGGGGATGAGCACGGAGATGTGTCTCGAGGACTTCCGTCGGATCTTCGAAGGCGAACAGTGGAAACCCGACTACCTGAAGATCTACCCGACGTTGATCGTCCGGGGAACCGCCACCTACGACTGGTGGCACAACGGCGAGTACGATCCCCTCGACAACGACGAGGCCGCCGAACTGGTCGCAGAGATCAAGTCGATGATCCCCAGGTACACTCGTCTCCAGCGCGTCCAGCGGGACATCCCGGCGGACTTCATCGACGCCGGCGTCTGGAAGTCGAACCTCCGGCAGCTGGCCCGACAGCGCATGGACGACCACGGCTGGACGTGCGAGTGCATCCGCTGTCGCGAGGTCGGGATGAACGACGAGGAGCCCGAGTCCATCGAACTCGACGTCATGAGCTATGAGGCCTGTGGCGGCACCGAACGGTTCATCTCCTTCGAGGACTTCGAAAAGGATCTACTGATTGCGTTCTGTCGATTGCGCTTTCCGAACGAACCGGTTAGACCGGAACTCGAGAACGCCGCGCTGATCCGCGAACTTCACGTCTACGGCTCGGAAGTGGCAGTCGGGAACGACAGCGAGACGGACCAACACCAGCACCAGGGGTACGGCCGTCGCCTCATGGAACGAGCCGAAGAACTCGCGGCCGACGCGGGCTACGACAAACTCAGCGTGATCTCGGGTATCGGCGCTCGAGAGTACTATCGGAACAAACTCGGCTACCATCAGGACGGGCCGTACGTGAGCAAGCGACTGTGA
- a CDS encoding SHOCT domain-containing protein, with translation MNDDPATRFRENITEITAMIVTGLWLVGLFTNQWWWLPLLLVGYIVVVPLVALLFGDESDREEWWDWWDDDSEDESWESETDSGEDDESVDASSSTNRVDSNADALETLRDRYAAGELTDAQFEQKLERLLETETLEDADRWRRDAREDRTHRQFRDSNEDSNLEYET, from the coding sequence ATGAACGACGATCCCGCGACGCGCTTCCGTGAGAACATCACGGAGATCACGGCGATGATCGTCACCGGCCTCTGGCTCGTTGGTCTGTTTACTAACCAGTGGTGGTGGCTTCCCCTCTTACTCGTCGGCTACATCGTCGTCGTTCCGCTAGTCGCCCTGTTGTTTGGCGACGAGTCCGACCGCGAGGAGTGGTGGGACTGGTGGGACGACGACTCCGAGGACGAGTCGTGGGAGTCGGAAACGGACTCGGGCGAGGACGACGAGAGCGTCGACGCGAGTTCATCGACGAACCGAGTCGACAGCAACGCGGATGCCCTCGAGACGCTTCGAGACCGATACGCTGCGGGCGAACTGACCGACGCACAGTTCGAACAAAAGCTCGAGCGGTTGCTCGAAACCGAAACGCTCGAGGACGCCGACCGTTGGCGACGGGACGCACGCGAAGATCGAACTCATCGCCAGTTTCGCGATTCGAACGAGGACTCGAACCTCGAGTACGAGACGTAA
- a CDS encoding DHH family phosphoesterase, whose protein sequence is MGNCIICGKPVDGEICESHEEDAVFEFRGTASSQLTPGRYYRGTVDGYADFGVFIDIGDHVTGLLHRSELDQRLESLDWEPGDEMFVQVLDVRDNGNIDLGWSIRQREREFRGHLIETADDEYRPEEADDSTDASETDSDEEPTETGMSSSNDGSADSDTDRPAPESPTGTEPVAATEGTVATESAAAVSPGTDADDADDEEPEPALNRTTIDAIDNQIGSVVRLEGEITGVRQTSGPTVFELRDESATVECAAFEEAGVRAYPDVDIDDIVALEGEVERHNGDLQIETETLEILENEERQTIVDRLESAIEREARPAEIVTLAAHEPVAAVEDELGDATTTIRRAIIEARPIVVRHRATADGYVAGAAIERAVLPLVREKHTRDDAEYHYFERRPLDDRVYGMDAATDDVTAMLEARDRHGEQLPLVVLVDAGSTVESVDGYDLLSLYDVDSVVIDDSRADEEIADAVSTAVTPSLAGVDVSGLTATALAANVAAHVNEDVREDVEHLPAVSYWEDTPEAYLELATDAGYDETTISERREAVALEAYYQSYKDKRELVADLLFDDGEEPGTGRDGDLAAHVSEQFRAKLETELETARQNLELEDVDGLSVAVLDTGAFTHRYNFPTTTLLLDALHRRQRDDADGDRFVTLGIGDDELHVRATESLDVRELGDAIAQTVPDGGVRVVGGQDGHVEYLPGERGAVRAAALDALPKTLE, encoded by the coding sequence ATGGGTAACTGCATCATCTGTGGCAAACCAGTTGACGGAGAAATCTGTGAGAGCCACGAGGAGGACGCTGTCTTCGAATTTCGAGGCACCGCTTCCTCACAGCTCACCCCCGGTCGGTACTACCGGGGTACCGTCGATGGCTATGCCGACTTCGGCGTCTTCATCGACATCGGAGACCACGTCACTGGCCTGTTGCATAGAAGCGAACTCGACCAACGACTCGAAAGTCTCGACTGGGAGCCGGGCGACGAAATGTTCGTCCAGGTTCTCGACGTCAGGGACAACGGCAACATCGACCTCGGCTGGTCGATCCGACAGCGCGAACGCGAGTTTCGCGGTCACCTGATCGAGACGGCTGACGACGAATACCGTCCCGAGGAGGCCGACGATTCGACGGACGCGTCGGAGACGGACTCCGACGAGGAGCCAACGGAGACGGGCATGAGCTCCTCGAACGACGGGTCTGCAGATTCCGATACCGACCGTCCGGCTCCGGAGTCACCGACCGGAACGGAACCCGTTGCGGCCACGGAGGGAACCGTCGCCACCGAGAGCGCCGCGGCCGTTTCACCGGGGACCGATGCCGACGACGCCGACGACGAAGAACCGGAGCCCGCGCTCAACCGAACGACGATCGACGCCATCGACAATCAGATCGGCAGCGTCGTCCGACTCGAGGGCGAGATCACGGGCGTTCGCCAGACCAGCGGCCCGACGGTCTTCGAACTGCGCGATGAGAGCGCGACCGTCGAGTGTGCCGCCTTCGAAGAGGCGGGCGTCCGGGCCTACCCCGACGTCGACATCGACGACATCGTCGCACTCGAAGGCGAGGTCGAACGTCACAACGGTGACCTCCAGATCGAGACGGAAACCCTCGAGATCCTCGAAAACGAAGAGCGCCAGACGATCGTCGACCGCCTCGAGAGCGCAATCGAGCGCGAGGCCCGTCCGGCGGAGATCGTCACGCTTGCAGCGCACGAACCAGTCGCGGCCGTCGAGGACGAGCTGGGTGACGCGACGACGACGATTCGGCGTGCCATCATAGAGGCCCGGCCGATCGTCGTACGCCACCGCGCAACCGCCGACGGCTACGTCGCAGGTGCGGCCATCGAACGCGCCGTGTTGCCGCTTGTTCGTGAGAAACACACCCGCGACGACGCCGAGTATCATTACTTCGAGCGCCGGCCACTCGACGACCGCGTCTACGGTATGGACGCCGCAACCGACGACGTCACCGCGATGCTCGAGGCGCGCGATCGTCACGGCGAGCAGCTTCCGCTCGTCGTTCTGGTCGATGCCGGTTCGACCGTCGAATCCGTCGACGGCTACGACTTGCTCTCGCTCTATGACGTCGACTCGGTCGTCATCGACGACAGCCGCGCGGACGAGGAAATCGCCGATGCCGTCTCGACGGCGGTAACGCCGTCGCTCGCCGGCGTCGACGTTTCCGGGCTGACGGCGACGGCTCTCGCCGCGAACGTCGCGGCCCACGTCAACGAAGACGTCAGAGAGGACGTCGAGCACCTTCCGGCCGTCAGCTACTGGGAGGACACGCCCGAGGCGTACCTCGAGCTCGCAACCGACGCTGGCTACGACGAGACGACGATCTCCGAGCGACGCGAAGCAGTCGCACTCGAGGCGTACTACCAGTCCTACAAGGACAAGCGGGAACTCGTCGCAGATCTCCTGTTCGATGACGGAGAGGAGCCCGGAACCGGGCGAGACGGCGACCTCGCGGCTCACGTCTCAGAACAGTTCCGTGCAAAACTCGAGACGGAACTCGAAACCGCACGCCAGAACCTCGAACTCGAAGACGTCGACGGACTCTCCGTCGCCGTTCTCGACACGGGAGCGTTCACCCACCGTTACAACTTCCCGACGACGACGCTCCTGCTCGACGCGTTACACCGCCGCCAGCGCGACGACGCCGACGGCGATCGGTTCGTCACGCTCGGAATCGGTGACGACGAACTCCACGTCCGCGCGACCGAGTCGCTCGACGTTCGCGAACTCGGTGACGCGATCGCACAGACGGTTCCGGACGGCGGCGTCCGGGTCGTCGGCGGTCAGGACGGCCACGTCGAGTACCTCCCCGGCGAGCGGGGCGCCGTTCGCGCGGCCGCACTCGACGCACTCCCGAAAACGCTCGAATAA
- a CDS encoding metal-dependent hydrolase — protein sequence MELTWHGHSTWYVTVGETNLLIDPFFDNPQTDLEPSDVGEPDYVLLTHGHADHIAHAGAFSDATLVATPEIVSYCQEEFGFEDAVGGMGMNLGGTVECGDAFVTMTRADHTNGIMTENDTSGGMPAGFVISDTHPTADDDGTTVYNAGDTSLMSEMRDVVGQYLEPDAAIVPIGDHFTMGPQQAAIAVDWLEVDHAFAQHYDTFPPIEQDPEDFVSEVGATGSDAEVHVLEADEPFDL from the coding sequence ATGGAGCTCACCTGGCACGGCCACTCGACGTGGTACGTTACCGTTGGCGAAACGAACCTGTTGATCGATCCGTTCTTCGATAACCCACAGACGGACCTCGAGCCGTCGGACGTCGGCGAGCCCGACTACGTGCTGTTGACACACGGCCACGCCGATCACATCGCTCACGCAGGCGCGTTCTCGGATGCGACGCTCGTGGCAACGCCCGAAATCGTCTCTTACTGCCAGGAGGAGTTCGGCTTCGAGGACGCCGTCGGCGGAATGGGGATGAATCTCGGCGGCACCGTCGAATGTGGCGACGCCTTCGTCACCATGACCCGCGCTGACCACACGAACGGAATCATGACCGAAAACGACACTAGCGGCGGTATGCCCGCCGGCTTCGTCATCTCCGATACCCATCCGACGGCCGACGACGATGGAACGACGGTCTATAATGCGGGCGACACCTCGCTGATGAGCGAGATGCGCGACGTCGTCGGCCAGTACCTAGAGCCCGATGCGGCGATCGTTCCGATCGGTGACCACTTCACCATGGGACCTCAGCAGGCCGCGATCGCCGTCGACTGGCTCGAGGTCGACCACGCGTTCGCCCAGCACTACGACACCTTTCCACCGATCGAGCAGGATCCGGAGGACTTCGTGAGCGAAGTGGGGGCGACCGGAAGCGACGCCGAGGTACACGTTCTCGAGGCCGACGAACCGTTCGACCTCTAG
- a CDS encoding helix-turn-helix domain-containing protein → MDSSELNEDRIASVRLRIRMTDDWTERIGQYDIQGDIFTASLLDTHYKALVRLYGEDVSRGIEIIEKAPYHTRVDVIEQSLDTTHEYAVLFVTAVFDRMTPFRILTENEYLLFEPSFFRNGWFYIDTLIWNRDQLSFLIDRLDEICTVSIEQLISGAEFSTLPNPLTWSTLLSELTDRQMEVLSLALERGYYDQPSRVSLEELGTELDLHKSTVGEHLNRATQTLATFITENYYPATYGKAD, encoded by the coding sequence ATGGATTCGAGCGAGTTAAACGAGGACCGGATTGCATCTGTTCGGTTGCGAATTCGGATGACCGACGACTGGACGGAACGAATCGGCCAGTACGACATCCAGGGTGATATTTTCACAGCCAGTTTGCTCGACACTCACTACAAGGCACTGGTTCGCCTTTACGGCGAGGACGTTTCCAGGGGTATCGAGATTATCGAGAAAGCGCCCTACCACACGAGAGTCGACGTTATCGAGCAGTCACTGGACACGACACACGAATACGCAGTCTTGTTCGTCACCGCCGTGTTCGATCGGATGACCCCTTTTCGCATTCTCACCGAAAACGAATATCTCCTTTTCGAGCCGTCGTTCTTTCGAAACGGGTGGTTCTACATCGATACGCTCATCTGGAATCGGGACCAGCTTTCCTTTCTCATCGACCGGTTAGACGAAATCTGTACGGTCTCCATCGAACAACTCATCTCCGGGGCCGAGTTTTCGACGCTTCCGAACCCATTGACGTGGTCGACACTGCTTTCGGAACTCACCGACCGCCAGATGGAAGTGCTGTCGTTGGCACTGGAGCGGGGGTACTATGACCAGCCAAGTCGGGTTTCACTCGAGGAACTCGGTACCGAGTTGGATCTGCACAAATCGACCGTCGGAGAACACCTCAATCGAGCCACGCAGACGCTGGCGACGTTCATTACCGAGAACTATTATCCAGCGACCTACGGAAAGGCGGATTAA
- a CDS encoding HAL/PAL/TAL family ammonia-lyase has product MIELTGTLSTQDIVAIARGNAAVSLPTEAVERMERTRAIVDDVVRRDDYHVYGVNAGVGDLHEKSISRDRILEMQENIIESSITGVEPLASTEITRAAMATKANTFATGRSGARPELVQKLCAMLNEGVHPRLYLGGSTDDLTAIAHVGLVLLGKGTAELDGEVVSGGEALERADIDPVQLAPKEAMSIVSGTSVMTGMLSLCVRDVDRLVRTADIVSALTFELIGDAPETFASRVSDVRPHDGHATTATNVRTLLDGNVDGSSPKMVQDPLSLRVIPQVHGTVRSHLSFARETVDTELRSASDNPLVFPDGKLYSCGTFNGQPISSAADSLRSVVIKLGSISESRNERLLQNRQTDYPFLAADPGVESGLMMTQYTSSGLLAETLATDGVSTSSVTVSGGQEDIHSMGTISVRALADTVETVGRILAIELLCANRYHNLVGDISTTTALEELLEYVNAIVQDPIEDEPAFDHIASLTEAVLSGTIVDVVESTGVDID; this is encoded by the coding sequence ATGATCGAACTAACTGGTACGCTTTCGACGCAGGATATCGTCGCTATCGCTCGCGGGAACGCCGCCGTTTCACTCCCGACCGAAGCGGTCGAGCGAATGGAACGGACGCGAGCGATCGTCGATGACGTCGTTCGACGGGACGACTATCACGTCTACGGCGTCAATGCGGGCGTTGGCGATCTCCACGAGAAATCCATCTCACGAGATCGGATTCTCGAGATGCAAGAGAACATAATCGAGAGTTCGATTACCGGCGTCGAACCTCTCGCGTCGACGGAGATCACTCGTGCCGCGATGGCGACGAAAGCGAATACGTTCGCAACGGGACGATCGGGGGCGAGACCCGAACTCGTCCAGAAGCTCTGTGCGATGTTGAACGAGGGCGTCCATCCTCGTCTCTATCTCGGCGGTTCGACCGACGATCTCACGGCGATCGCACACGTCGGATTGGTCCTCCTCGGGAAGGGAACAGCCGAACTCGACGGAGAGGTAGTTTCGGGAGGTGAAGCGCTCGAGCGAGCGGATATCGATCCCGTACAGCTAGCGCCCAAAGAAGCGATGTCGATAGTCAGTGGCACGTCCGTCATGACGGGGATGCTTTCGCTTTGCGTTCGCGATGTCGATCGGCTCGTTCGAACTGCTGACATCGTCAGTGCGCTCACATTCGAACTCATCGGTGACGCACCGGAGACGTTCGCCAGCCGGGTTAGCGACGTCCGTCCACACGACGGTCACGCCACGACCGCGACCAACGTCCGGACGCTTCTGGACGGGAACGTCGACGGCTCGTCGCCGAAGATGGTCCAGGACCCGCTCTCGCTGCGGGTCATCCCACAGGTTCACGGGACGGTCCGCTCGCACCTCTCGTTCGCTCGAGAGACCGTCGACACCGAACTTCGGAGCGCTTCGGACAACCCGCTCGTCTTCCCGGACGGCAAGCTCTACTCCTGTGGTACGTTCAACGGACAGCCGATCTCGAGTGCGGCCGATTCGCTCCGGTCGGTCGTTATTAAACTCGGCTCGATCAGCGAGAGTCGGAACGAACGACTCCTGCAGAACAGACAGACGGATTATCCGTTCCTCGCCGCCGATCCCGGCGTCGAGTCTGGACTGATGATGACCCAGTACACTTCGAGCGGATTACTGGCGGAAACACTCGCAACGGACGGTGTAAGTACCTCTTCTGTTACCGTTTCCGGCGGGCAGGAAGACATCCATTCGATGGGGACGATCAGCGTTCGAGCGCTGGCCGACACCGTCGAGACGGTGGGTCGAATCCTGGCAATCGAATTGCTGTGTGCGAATCGATATCACAATCTCGTGGGAGATATTTCGACGACTACCGCGCTCGAGGAACTACTCGAGTACGTGAACGCGATCGTCCAGGACCCGATCGAGGACGAACCCGCTTTCGATCACATCGCTTCACTGACGGAGGCGGTGCTCTCGGGTACGATCGTCGACGTGGTCGAATCGACCGGAGTCGACATCGACTGA
- a CDS encoding ABC transporter substrate-binding protein: MRDSITRRGVLAGAGAGAIGTSLSGCLGMLDDDSIGVSSKEFSEQFILANISQELLEADGHETEDSTGLGGTMANFEALRNEEVGLYWEYTGTAWLNILEHEEPIDDSEELYQQVAAEYEDDFGIEWLEPAPFNNTYVIVSNDDWVDETGVSDLEELSEHAQAGNTDFSVGMNPEIEDREDGWAGLPDTYEFEESADDIETVNMDLGLAVQAVDEGEVDVAFAFETDAEIERYDLEVIDDTRNHFVIYNPAPNVRQDVLTEDIRESFNSVTPELDAETIRELNGRVSIDGDDPGNVAHDFLETNGHI, from the coding sequence ATGCGAGATAGTATCACGCGGAGGGGAGTACTCGCGGGAGCTGGTGCCGGTGCGATCGGGACGAGCCTTTCAGGGTGTCTCGGGATGCTCGACGACGATTCGATCGGCGTCTCCTCGAAGGAGTTTTCCGAACAGTTCATCCTGGCGAACATCAGTCAGGAGCTTCTCGAGGCGGACGGCCACGAGACCGAAGACAGCACCGGACTCGGTGGGACGATGGCGAACTTCGAGGCTCTGCGAAACGAGGAGGTCGGCCTGTACTGGGAGTATACGGGGACGGCCTGGCTGAACATCCTCGAACACGAGGAACCGATCGACGACTCCGAGGAGCTCTACCAGCAGGTCGCAGCGGAGTACGAGGACGATTTCGGAATCGAGTGGCTCGAGCCGGCGCCGTTCAACAATACGTACGTCATCGTTTCGAACGACGACTGGGTCGATGAGACGGGCGTCTCCGATCTAGAGGAGCTTTCGGAGCACGCTCAGGCGGGCAATACGGACTTTAGCGTCGGAATGAACCCGGAGATCGAGGATCGCGAGGACGGCTGGGCTGGTCTTCCCGACACCTACGAGTTCGAAGAGAGTGCGGACGACATCGAGACGGTCAACATGGATCTCGGTCTCGCGGTACAGGCAGTCGACGAAGGAGAGGTCGACGTCGCGTTCGCATTCGAAACCGACGCCGAGATCGAGCGCTACGATCTCGAGGTGATCGACGATACGCGAAACCACTTCGTCATCTACAATCCCGCACCGAACGTTCGTCAGGACGTCCTCACCGAAGACATCAGGGAGTCGTTCAACTCGGTCACACCCGAACTCGACGCGGAAACGATTCGAGAGCTCAACGGTCGCGTTTCGATCGACGGAGATGACCCAGGGAACGTTGCTCACGATTTCCTCGAGACGAACGGTCACATCTGA
- a CDS encoding ABC transporter permease: protein MVTLVETIDWMSSNSDVLIRQSIEHLSIALTALVIGIVLWVPIGILIRNNERVSQVLLGASGIVLTIPSLALLPLLIPFFGIGEAPAIVALVLYSALPIMRNTVVGIAGIDDAIREAGRGLGLTDRQLLVRVQLPMAYPVIMAGIRQATVLLIAITTVAAYFGAGGLGRSIFAGIRLANADQIIGATIVLSALAIVLDYGLAATVKLLPNSEVIDT, encoded by the coding sequence ATGGTTACTCTCGTCGAAACGATCGACTGGATGAGCTCCAACAGCGACGTTCTGATTCGTCAATCGATCGAGCATCTGTCGATCGCGCTGACTGCGCTCGTTATCGGGATCGTCCTGTGGGTGCCGATCGGAATCCTCATCCGAAACAACGAGCGCGTTTCGCAGGTGCTCCTCGGCGCATCGGGCATCGTTCTGACGATCCCGAGCCTCGCGCTGTTACCGCTTCTTATTCCGTTCTTCGGGATCGGCGAGGCGCCGGCGATCGTCGCGCTGGTGTTGTACTCTGCGCTGCCGATCATGCGAAACACCGTCGTCGGAATCGCGGGAATCGACGACGCCATCCGCGAGGCTGGCCGCGGGCTCGGGCTAACCGATCGCCAACTGCTCGTTCGGGTACAGCTGCCGATGGCGTACCCAGTCATTATGGCCGGTATCCGACAGGCAACCGTTCTGTTGATCGCCATTACGACGGTGGCCGCCTACTTCGGCGCTGGCGGCCTTGGCCGCTCTATCTTTGCGGGCATCAGGCTTGCCAATGCCGATCAGATCATCGGTGCGACGATCGTCCTCTCCGCGCTAGCGATCGTTCTCGACTACGGTCTTGCGGCCACGGTCAAGCTCCTTCCCAATAGCGAGGTTATCGACACATGA
- a CDS encoding ABC transporter ATP-binding protein, with protein MSHDTPNPTTSNSITFDGVTKIYNDGTEAVSDVSFSVPNGETATLVGPSGCGKTTTMKMVNALVEPTSGEVSVAGTSLTEYDPIELRRKVGYVIQDIGLFKHMTIEENVGIVPDIIGWDDDRIETRVTELLELVRLGDEVRTKYPPELSGGQQQRVGVARALAAEPDVMLMDEPFGALDPITREQLQDEFRRIQEGLDVTIVFVTHDIDEALKMGDRVAVMRDGELIQYDPPAELLRNPNDAFVESFLGEDRQLAQLQTVFVRDVMGPADEAPTADHVPTLSPDDTLRLAVQAWLRSDTDAVPVVESDAVVGSITETHLRHVFEESSRPIEENHV; from the coding sequence ATGAGCCACGACACACCGAACCCGACCACGTCCAACTCGATTACCTTCGACGGCGTAACGAAAATATACAACGACGGAACGGAGGCGGTATCCGACGTCTCGTTTTCCGTCCCGAACGGGGAGACCGCCACGCTCGTCGGTCCATCCGGCTGTGGAAAAACGACCACGATGAAGATGGTCAACGCGCTCGTCGAGCCGACGTCGGGGGAGGTCTCCGTCGCCGGGACGTCACTTACCGAGTACGATCCGATCGAGCTCCGTCGGAAAGTCGGCTACGTCATCCAGGATATCGGACTGTTCAAACACATGACGATCGAGGAGAACGTCGGTATCGTCCCCGACATCATCGGCTGGGACGACGACCGCATCGAAACCCGCGTCACCGAGTTGCTCGAGCTCGTGCGCCTGGGGGACGAGGTTCGGACGAAATACCCACCGGAACTGTCGGGCGGCCAGCAACAGCGAGTTGGCGTCGCGCGGGCACTGGCCGCGGAACCCGACGTGATGCTGATGGACGAACCGTTCGGTGCGTTGGATCCGATCACGCGCGAACAGCTCCAGGACGAGTTCCGTCGCATTCAGGAGGGACTCGACGTGACCATCGTCTTCGTCACTCACGATATCGATGAGGCACTGAAGATGGGCGATAGGGTCGCTGTGATGCGAGACGGCGAACTGATCCAGTACGATCCACCTGCGGAACTGCTCCGGAACCCGAACGACGCCTTCGTCGAGTCGTTCCTCGGAGAAGACAGACAGTTGGCACAGCTACAGACCGTCTTCGTCCGGGACGTCATGGGTCCTGCAGACGAGGCACCGACCGCCGATCACGTCCCGACGCTCTCGCCGGACGATACGCTCCGACTGGCGGTTCAGGCGTGGCTTCGTAGCGACACCGACGCGGTTCCGGTCGTCGAATCGGATGCCGTCGTCGGATCGATCACCGAAACGCACCTCCGACACGTCTTCGAGGAGTCTTCACGCCCCATCGAGGAAAACCATGTCTGA
- a CDS encoding ABC transporter permease, with the protein MSETAVSALLQALSIPLVLTGWIEYILENPGSFATMLREHLQMVVIGVTAAIAVAVPAGIAATRHQAVGTAVMNMGAIAQTVPPLGVIALTFAFLGVGPRPAILALFLYGLLPILKNTTAGIRNVEAAQVEAGRGMGMTRLQRLWRIELPLALPVIIAGIRTTIVLSVGIAYLGAFIGAGGLGQWIILGQQRYANEILLAGAIPGAVLVIVLDQTFGWLGARISPVESSTDDHTQSTVA; encoded by the coding sequence ATGTCTGAGACGGCCGTAAGCGCGTTGTTGCAGGCGCTGTCGATTCCGCTGGTACTGACCGGTTGGATCGAATACATCCTCGAGAATCCGGGCTCGTTCGCGACGATGCTCCGCGAGCACCTGCAGATGGTCGTCATCGGCGTCACGGCCGCGATTGCCGTTGCGGTGCCGGCCGGGATCGCAGCCACGCGCCATCAGGCCGTCGGGACGGCGGTGATGAACATGGGTGCGATCGCACAGACCGTTCCTCCGCTGGGCGTTATCGCGCTCACCTTCGCGTTTCTCGGCGTCGGACCGCGGCCGGCCATACTCGCCCTGTTTCTGTACGGGCTGTTACCGATCTTGAAAAACACGACTGCGGGGATACGAAACGTGGAGGCCGCACAGGTTGAGGCCGGTCGAGGAATGGGAATGACGCGCCTCCAACGTCTGTGGCGGATCGAACTGCCGCTTGCGCTTCCGGTCATCATCGCCGGCATTCGCACCACTATCGTCCTGAGCGTCGGTATCGCCTATCTCGGCGCGTTCATCGGGGCGGGTGGGCTCGGCCAGTGGATCATCCTCGGCCAGCAGCGCTACGCGAACGAAATCCTGTTGGCCGGTGCCATTCCCGGCGCCGTCCTCGTGATCGTCCTCGATCAGACGTTCGGCTGGCTCGGCGCGCGAATCAGTCCGGTAGAGTCCTCGACGGACGACCACACTCAGTCGACCGTCGCGTAA